The following coding sequences lie in one Chelonia mydas isolate rCheMyd1 chromosome 6, rCheMyd1.pri.v2, whole genome shotgun sequence genomic window:
- the GSC gene encoding homeobox protein goosecoid — translation MPAGMFSIDNILAARPRCKESVLLHQSAAPVVFSNLHGESLYGTDYSGFYSRAVAPASNLPAVSGSRIAYNNYYYGQLHVQASPVGPSCCGAVQPLGAQQCSCVPATGYEGTGSVLMSPVPHQMLPYMNVGTLSRTELQLLNQLHCRRKRRHRTIFTDEQLEALENLFQETKYPDVGTREQLARRVHLREEKVEVWFKNRRAKWRRQKRSSSEESENAQKWNKASKTSPEKRQEEGKSDLDSDS, via the exons ATGCCTGCTGGTATGTTCAGCATCGACAACATCCTGGCCGCCAGACCCCGCTGCAAGGAGTCGGTCCTGCTGCACCAGAGCGCCGCGCCCGTGGTGTTCTCCAACTTGCATGGGGAATCCCTCTACGGCACCGATTACAGCGGATTTTACTCCCGGGCGGTGGCCCCCGCTTCCAATCTGCCCGCGGTCAGTGGATCTAGGATTGCCTACAACAACTACTACTACGGGCAGCTGCATGTGCAGGCGTCCCCCGTGGGCCCTTCGTGCTGTGGGGCCGTGCAGCCTCTGGGCGCGCAGCAGTGTTCGTGCGTCCCTGCAACAG GCTACGAGGGTACTGGATCAGTCCTGATGTCGCCTGTGCCCCACCAGATGTTGCCATATATGAACGTGGGCACCTTGTCCCGGACTGAGCTGCAGTTACTGAACCAGCTGCACTGCAGGAGGAAAAGACGACACCGAACTATCTTCACTGACGAGCAGCTGGAAGCTTTGGAAAACCTCTTCCAGGAAACTAAATACCCAGATGTGGGCACCAGGGAACAGCTGGCCAGGAGGGTGCATTTAAGAGAGGAAAAAGTTGAG GTTTGGTTCAAGAACCGCCGGGCAAAATGGAGAAGGCAAAAGAGATCCTCTTCGGAGGAGTCAGAAAACGCACAGAAATGGAATAAAGCTTCCAAAACGTCCCCGGAAAAGAGGCAAGAAGAAGGGAAAAGTGACTTGGACTCCGATAGTTGA